The following proteins are co-located in the Desulfoscipio sp. XC116 genome:
- a CDS encoding ABC transporter ATP-binding protein, with translation MIKYFQNKYAMSEKGAKDLLRSIIWSVIMDISFMLPVVLSFIFLDEYMRLLLNPSNNPENSTLYYVIMSVAFFLVMLVIAYFQYDSTYTKIYEESARRRISLAETLRKLPLAFFGKKDIADLSATIMDDATQIEQQFSHSVPQLYAAGLTVLIIGVMMFFYNWMLSLAVFWVVPVAILVFYLSRKLQNRMHAELYNIKRDISDNMQEGLESVHEIKSYNREEAFSNTLNSKLDNYERFMIKGELLIGVFVNLSYVFLKLGLPSVILIGAYLLAAGSVNVFTYLVFLVIAARIYNPIMEAMNNLALLLFLKVRINRMKEMDEMPRQGGKAEFHPQNYDIDFKNVDFSYQDGVQTLKNVSFIAKQGDVTALVGPSGGGKSTVVKLSARFWDIDKGVVTLGGEDISLVDPETLLHNFSIVFQDVTLFNSSVMDNIRLGKKDAPDEEVIKAAQLAQCDEFVKKLPQGYNTLIGENGERLSGGERQRISIARAILKDAPIILLDEATASLDAENESKIQSALSELIKNKTVLIIAHRMRTVLGADKIVVIKDGAIAEVGTPLELKEKQGIFSSMLRTQYQNN, from the coding sequence ATGATTAAATACTTTCAAAATAAATATGCCATGTCTGAAAAAGGCGCCAAAGACCTTTTACGCTCAATTATTTGGTCTGTAATAATGGACATTAGTTTTATGCTCCCGGTAGTGCTTAGCTTTATATTCTTAGATGAATACATGCGTTTACTTTTGAACCCTTCGAACAACCCGGAAAATAGCACGCTTTACTACGTTATTATGTCTGTAGCGTTTTTCCTAGTGATGTTAGTTATCGCATATTTTCAATACGACTCGACTTACACTAAAATTTATGAAGAAAGCGCCCGAAGACGGATTAGTCTGGCTGAAACACTAAGAAAGCTGCCTTTAGCGTTCTTTGGCAAGAAGGATATTGCCGATTTGAGCGCAACCATCATGGACGATGCCACACAAATAGAACAGCAATTTTCTCATTCAGTTCCCCAACTTTATGCAGCGGGATTGACTGTTTTGATCATAGGCGTGATGATGTTTTTTTACAACTGGATGCTCTCTCTTGCCGTATTTTGGGTAGTTCCCGTTGCAATCCTGGTCTTTTATTTGTCGAGAAAGCTTCAAAACAGAATGCATGCGGAGCTCTATAATATCAAAAGAGATATCTCGGATAATATGCAAGAAGGGCTTGAATCGGTCCATGAAATAAAATCCTACAACAGGGAAGAGGCCTTTTCCAATACCTTAAACTCGAAGTTAGATAATTACGAAAGGTTTATGATTAAAGGAGAGCTTTTGATAGGCGTATTTGTCAACCTGTCTTATGTATTCTTAAAGCTCGGGCTTCCAAGCGTTATATTGATCGGCGCTTATCTTTTAGCAGCCGGTTCCGTAAATGTCTTTACTTACCTTGTTTTTCTTGTCATTGCAGCACGTATTTATAATCCGATCATGGAAGCGATGAACAACTTGGCACTGCTTCTGTTTCTCAAAGTACGCATTAACCGGATGAAAGAAATGGATGAGATGCCGAGACAAGGGGGAAAAGCTGAGTTTCATCCCCAAAACTACGATATCGATTTTAAAAACGTCGACTTCTCATATCAAGACGGTGTGCAGACATTAAAGAATGTAAGCTTTATCGCGAAGCAAGGCGACGTGACCGCGCTTGTAGGGCCTTCAGGCGGCGGAAAGAGCACGGTGGTAAAGTTGTCCGCGCGCTTCTGGGATATAGACAAAGGGGTCGTCACCTTGGGCGGAGAAGATATCTCTTTGGTTGATCCTGAAACCCTTCTGCATAATTTTTCAATAGTTTTTCAGGATGTTACCTTGTTTAATTCAAGTGTTATGGATAATATCCGTCTTGGCAAGAAAGATGCGCCGGATGAAGAAGTAATCAAGGCGGCGCAACTGGCCCAATGCGACGAGTTCGTTAAAAAGCTTCCGCAAGGATACAATACCTTGATCGGAGAAAACGGAGAAAGATTATCAGGAGGTGAAAGACAGCGTATCTCAATAGCCAGAGCGATACTAAAAGACGCGCCTATTATCCTGCTGGATGAGGCTACGGCATCTCTTGACGCGGAAAATGAGAGTAAAATTCAAAGCGCACTCAGTGAGCTTATCAAGAACAAAACCGTTTTGATTATTGCGCACCGTATGAGAACGGTTTTAGGAGCGGATAAGATTGTTGTTATTAAGGACGGCGCTA
- a CDS encoding ABC transporter ATP-binding protein, with translation MGREIEVRNLSFSYSGHGDQLRNINLKIYAGEVIVLTGPSGSGKSSLTRVINGLIPYFFEGELRGDVDIDGKSLREVASWERGRFVGNVFQDPRSQFFANEVAGEIAFGCENYGYTHDEIRDHVLHAARHIKIEDILDHSLHALSYGMRQKVAIASAQAIDPEIYVMDEPSANLDIESTYRFGDIIRDLKAQGKTIVIAEHRLYYLMDIADRFFCVQHGEIVREFSREQMKALTGEEIQILGLRTPDIYQMQFTAKKSASTEEVVIETKQLSKSFGDTVVARGLDFTCHKGEIVAIIGPNGTGKSTFGRILAGLLKESSGEVLLFGRKNRPKERMGKVWYIPQDLDSQLFGENLLDELTTGEPEKQERIDRAKTILQTLELSAFEQQHPFTLSGGQKQRLALGVALMYDAPIIILDEPTSGLDGANMRNVSRTIRKLAQIGHTVLVITHDAECALSCCERAIRLEGGHITDDFSIRTVEYLLDKIGYRGGGQVSSRITGRKEA, from the coding sequence ATGGGAAGAGAAATTGAGGTTCGTAACTTGTCGTTTTCCTATAGTGGGCACGGAGATCAGCTTAGAAATATTAATTTGAAGATATACGCCGGAGAAGTAATCGTGTTAACCGGGCCGTCCGGCAGTGGTAAGAGTTCCCTGACCCGTGTCATCAATGGTTTAATTCCCTACTTCTTTGAGGGAGAGTTGCGCGGGGACGTGGATATAGATGGCAAATCTTTACGCGAAGTAGCCTCATGGGAGCGGGGGAGATTTGTGGGGAACGTATTTCAAGACCCAAGAAGTCAGTTTTTTGCCAATGAGGTAGCCGGGGAGATTGCTTTCGGATGTGAGAACTACGGTTATACACATGATGAAATCCGTGATCATGTTCTCCATGCGGCCCGACATATCAAAATCGAAGATATTTTAGACCACAGCTTACATGCGTTGTCATATGGGATGCGGCAGAAAGTGGCTATTGCTTCCGCACAGGCCATTGATCCGGAAATTTATGTAATGGATGAGCCGTCTGCTAACCTGGATATTGAATCGACTTATCGATTCGGCGATATTATCCGAGACTTAAAAGCTCAAGGGAAAACCATTGTGATTGCGGAACACCGCCTCTATTACCTGATGGATATTGCTGATCGTTTTTTCTGTGTGCAGCATGGCGAGATTGTCCGGGAATTCTCCAGAGAACAGATGAAAGCGCTGACCGGTGAGGAAATCCAAATTCTCGGGCTTCGAACTCCTGATATCTATCAGATGCAATTTACAGCAAAAAAATCCGCATCGACCGAGGAAGTTGTCATAGAGACTAAGCAGCTTAGCAAATCCTTCGGAGATACTGTAGTGGCACGGGGACTGGATTTTACATGTCACAAGGGTGAAATTGTTGCGATTATCGGTCCCAACGGAACCGGCAAAAGTACCTTCGGCCGGATTTTAGCCGGTCTCCTGAAAGAAAGTTCCGGCGAGGTATTGTTGTTTGGGCGGAAGAACAGGCCAAAGGAGCGAATGGGGAAAGTGTGGTATATTCCGCAGGACTTGGACAGCCAGCTTTTTGGTGAAAACCTGCTGGATGAGCTGACTACCGGCGAGCCGGAAAAACAAGAGCGTATCGACCGTGCAAAGACGATACTGCAGACGCTTGAGCTCAGTGCTTTTGAACAACAGCATCCATTTACACTCTCCGGCGGTCAGAAACAGCGGCTGGCTTTGGGGGTGGCTCTGATGTACGATGCCCCCATTATTATTCTGGATGAGCCTACCAGCGGGCTGGATGGAGCCAATATGAGAAATGTAAGCCGTACGATCCGAAAGCTGGCGCAGATAGGGCATACCGTTCTGGTTATCACCCACGATGCCGAGTGCGCACTTTCCTGTTGTGAACGAGCAATACGGTTGGAAGGCGGTCATATTACAGACGATTTCTCCATTCGCACGGTGGAATATCTATTGGATAAAATCGGTTATCGGGGTGGCGGACAGGTTTCTTCGCGCATTACGGGAAGGAAGGAGGCGTAA
- a CDS encoding ABC transporter ATP-binding protein: MSKKVFVLKRFTPYMGKKKVLLPLSLVLSGVSAVLNIVPFVLVWFITREILSATQAINVSNVGFYAWLAFASAIGGIVVYFCALMSSHLAAFRVEVGMQKAGMEKILSMPLGFFDRHSSGKIRKIVNDGAGTTHAFLAHQLPDMAGSIVSPIILIALIIIVEWRMGLASLVPIILGFITMKFMVSAEGKKFQKMYFDSLEEMSSESVEYIRGIPVVKTFGQTIFSFKRFYDSIIKYKDMVYAYTLLWRKPMSFYTAIMQSAAFFLIPMAIFLIGREENLTLVLADFIFYILISPIFTVLLMKSMYFQQNTMIAEQAIDRLDNLLDYPVMSYSENTKKIGNHSLEFKDVVFSYEGSDKRAIDQISFKLNEGETIALVGASGGGKTTIARLAARFWDIDEGEVLVGGVNVKDIPKKELMENISFVFQGTKLFKGSLRENIVFGKENIGEEVVNKAIDLSQSREIIANLPDGLDTVIGSKGTYLSGGEQQRIALARAIVKNAPIVLLDEATAFADPENEHLIQKALKKLSHGKTTLMIAHRLTSVQNVGRILVIENGKIAESGTHEDLLNKGGLYKAMWDEYQKSVAWKIVAKETVKEGGEND, from the coding sequence ATGTCAAAAAAAGTTTTTGTTCTAAAAAGGTTTACGCCTTATATGGGCAAGAAAAAAGTATTATTGCCTTTGTCATTAGTCTTGTCGGGCGTTTCCGCCGTTCTTAACATCGTGCCTTTTGTGCTTGTATGGTTCATAACACGTGAAATATTATCGGCTACGCAGGCGATTAATGTTTCAAATGTCGGCTTTTATGCGTGGCTTGCCTTTGCCAGTGCCATAGGAGGAATTGTGGTCTACTTTTGCGCGCTTATGAGTTCGCATCTGGCGGCCTTTCGCGTAGAGGTTGGAATGCAAAAAGCGGGTATGGAAAAAATACTATCTATGCCGCTTGGTTTTTTTGATCGGCATTCCAGCGGAAAAATACGAAAGATTGTCAACGACGGAGCGGGAACAACGCATGCGTTTTTAGCGCACCAGCTTCCGGATATGGCAGGCAGCATCGTTTCCCCCATTATTTTGATAGCGTTGATTATTATTGTAGAGTGGAGAATGGGTCTGGCTTCTCTTGTCCCTATTATTTTGGGTTTTATAACAATGAAGTTTATGGTGAGTGCTGAAGGTAAAAAGTTTCAAAAAATGTATTTTGATTCGTTGGAGGAAATGAGCTCCGAATCCGTGGAATATATCCGCGGTATTCCGGTTGTAAAAACATTCGGTCAAACCATATTTTCTTTTAAACGATTCTACGACAGCATAATCAAATATAAAGATATGGTTTACGCATATACGCTTCTTTGGCGAAAACCAATGTCATTTTACACTGCAATTATGCAATCCGCCGCCTTCTTTTTAATTCCCATGGCTATCTTTTTAATCGGAAGAGAAGAAAATCTCACCCTTGTGCTGGCCGACTTCATCTTTTACATTCTTATATCTCCAATCTTTACTGTGCTTTTAATGAAATCGATGTATTTTCAGCAAAATACTATGATTGCCGAGCAAGCAATTGATAGACTGGATAACCTTCTAGATTATCCGGTCATGAGCTATAGCGAAAACACAAAAAAAATTGGAAATCACAGCCTGGAATTTAAGGATGTCGTATTCTCATATGAAGGCAGCGACAAACGCGCCATCGATCAAATCAGCTTTAAATTGAACGAAGGTGAAACGATCGCCCTTGTCGGAGCTTCGGGAGGCGGGAAAACGACCATAGCCCGGCTGGCCGCTCGCTTCTGGGATATAGACGAGGGCGAAGTATTAGTTGGCGGAGTAAATGTCAAGGATATTCCTAAAAAAGAATTAATGGAAAACATATCCTTCGTTTTTCAAGGCACAAAGCTGTTTAAGGGTTCATTAAGAGAAAATATCGTTTTTGGAAAGGAAAACATTGGAGAAGAAGTAGTAAATAAAGCAATTGATCTTTCGCAGTCAAGAGAAATCATTGCAAACCTTCCTGATGGACTTGATACGGTAATAGGCTCTAAAGGGACCTATCTTTCAGGGGGAGAACAGCAAAGAATTGCGCTTGCCAGGGCCATTGTAAAGAATGCTCCGATCGTGCTTTTAGATGAAGCCACTGCCTTTGCCGACCCTGAAAATGAGCATTTAATTCAAAAAGCCCTTAAGAAGCTCAGTCACGGCAAGACAACGCTTATGATTGCGCATCGTCTTACAAGCGTACAAAATGTTGGCAGAATTCTGGTTATAGAAAACGGGAAAATTGCGGAATCAGGAACGCACGAGGATTTGCTGAATAAAGGCGGTTTATACAAAGCTATGTGGGATGAATACCAGAAATCTGTCGCCTGGAAAATAGTCGCTAAAGAAACTGTGAAGGAAGGAGGAGAAAATGATTAA